Proteins from a single region of Bacillus sp. (in: firmicutes):
- a CDS encoding signal peptidase I translates to MKKIMEVISGLTTTLLFLVLIVMVIAVISSKASGGEPNFFGYQLKMVLSGSMEPTFMTGSIIAVKPVEDPTALKKDDIVTFREGKNNVVTHRIVQVIQSGEETLYKTKGDNNKEADVNPVLSQNVVAKYTDFTIPYVGYFMDFAKSVKGAIVLLVIPGILLLVYSAILIFKGLKELEKATKRPENENPIING, encoded by the coding sequence GTGAAAAAAATAATGGAAGTCATAAGCGGGTTAACAACTACCTTATTATTCCTAGTTTTGATAGTGATGGTCATAGCCGTGATTTCATCAAAAGCATCAGGTGGCGAGCCAAACTTTTTTGGCTATCAATTAAAAATGGTCTTATCAGGTTCGATGGAACCGACATTTATGACGGGATCCATTATCGCAGTTAAACCTGTAGAGGATCCGACGGCGCTTAAGAAAGACGATATTGTTACTTTTAGGGAAGGCAAGAATAATGTTGTGACCCATAGGATTGTTCAAGTCATTCAAAGTGGGGAAGAGACATTGTATAAAACAAAAGGTGACAATAACAAAGAGGCCGATGTAAACCCGGTATTATCACAAAATGTAGTTGCCAAATATACAGATTTTACTATTCCTTATGTTGGATATTTTATGGATTTTGCTAAATCTGTAAAAGGAGCTATCGTTTTATTAGTCATTCCAGGTATTTTACTTTTAGTTTATTCAGCTATCTTAATTTTTAAGGGGCTTAAAGAATTGGAAAAAGCAACAAAAAGGCCAGAAAATGAAAATCCAATAATCAATGGTTGA